A stretch of DNA from Pseudomonadota bacterium:
GGTCGACGGTTCCACATAACCACGTGAATCCGCTCTCACTCTATGAGTAGGGCAGATTCACCTTCATTGACGGAACCGCGAAGCGGTTCCATCAAAGCAGGATCTGCCCTAGAGCCGTGACGGAGACCCCGATGATCGAGCTTAGCCAAGATCAGATTGAACGATTCAACGAGGACGGCTTCCTGTTCGTCGACAAACTGCTCGACGAGGAGACGGTCGAAGATATCAAGCGGCACTTTGAGTTGATGTTCCGCGGCGAATTCGAAACAGGCATTCGCCCTGACGAGGTGAACTGGCAAGAAAGCACCGGCGATCCCAGCCTGACGCGCCAGATCTGCAATGGCTGGAAGGGCGACCGCGCCGTTGCCCGCGTCGTCCTGCGCGAAGACATCGGACGCGCCTGTGCGACGCTAGGTGGCTGGCCCGGCGCGCGTATCAAGGTCGACAACGTCTTGTGGAAGCCGCCGGGCACGCGGCCCCTCGGCATGCATCAGGACTCGGCCTATCTCGCCTGGATCAACCCATCCGACATGATCAGTTGCTGGATCGCCTTGGACGACACCAGCGCCGAGAGCGGCACCATGGAACTGGTTCGCGGCAGCCACAAATGGCGCCATAGCGAGCCGGAGGGCGAGTTCCATGGTCCTGAGGATTATCAGAAGTTCATGCGTCAGGCCGCGGCGGCCGAGGGTATCGACGAGCCGGAAGTCGTCCCCGTTGTGGCCAAGAAAGGTGGTGGATCGTTTCATCACGGCTGGACCTGGCACGGGTCCGGGTTCAACCAGGCAACCGTCCCGCGCCGTTCGCTGGTCTCCCATTGCATCTCGTCGGAGGCGGAATACGTGCCTGAGAACATCGCTACCGGCACCGGCCCAATGTACGGCCGCTACATGCGTCACGGTGACCGCGTGATGGAAGAAGATTACTTCCCAATCCTGTGGACGCGCGATGGCCATCGCTCGGCCTGGATTGACGGTTGGCTTGGTACGGCCTGAACGATGACGCAACGCACCGATCACGACACGCGGCGCGCGCTGTTCGACAGCGTGCCGATGATGTGTGACGTGATCGGCGCGGATGGACGACTGGTTGCCGCCAATCGCTACCAGACCGATGCGTTGGGTTATGCGCCCGGCACGTTGGACGGCATGCCGCTGGCGAATGTCTATGCCGCATCGGCGACCGACCTTCTTGCGCGTCAGCTTGAGGATGCAGCGGCCGGCGACCTGGGCACCGACGAGGGCGTGGCGTTACAGCTTCGTTGCCGCAACCGTTCGCTGATCGACGTCATGGCCAATATCGCCCGTGACCGCAACGCGGCGGGCGCGCCGCTGCTGCGGCTGGCCAAGTCGCGGCCGAGTGAGACGACGTTGCGTGCCGATTCCATGGCGCGTGAGAACACCGTGCTGCGCGGTATCGTCGGAACCGCAAGCGACGCCTGCTGGTGCATCGAGTACGCCGAACCGCTTGACCTCAGTGCGCCGGAGTCGGAGGTCTTGCGCCAGTTTTTCGAGAACGTCTCCTATTGGCGGCTGTGCAACGAGGCGATGGCGAAACTCTACAAACTGCCGGCCGACCTCGACTTCAACGAACAGAGTGTGCGTTTTTACTTTCCGCACAGTCCGGCGAACGAGGAGTTCGTCAAGAACCTGATCGGCGCCGACTTCAACCTCGACAACGCCTTGTCGGTTGACCAGCGCCATGACGGCACGGCGATGTACGTCGAGAATGACGTGCGCGCCCACATTCGCGACAGCAAGCTTTATCGTCTTTGGGGAACCGCGCGTGATATCTCCGGCTACAAGCGCATGGAGCATGAACTGACGCGCCGCGTCGACGACATGGTTGATGTGTTGAGCGCCGTTCCCGATCCGATTTTGGTGCTCGATGCCGACGGCAGGCTGGAGGCGGCCAACCCGGCACTGGAAGCAGCGCTCGGCTGGTCGATCGATGCCGCGCTGGGGATGGGCGTCGACGGCATCGTCACATTCGACGGCGGGTTCGCGGCGATCGCCAGCCGCTTGAACACCGGGACCGACAGTGTGCGCCTTCAGGTTACGGTTGCCGATGCCGCCGGCGCGACGCGCGCCTGCGACGTCAATCTGACGCGCATTGATGAGGGCGGCACAGCGCCGCGCTATGTCGCGACACTGCGTGGCCTAGAGGTCGATCTTGCCGCGGCGGGTGGTTCATGAGATTCCGCGCGTTCGATATCGGCCACACGCCGGACGGCACACCGCCTGCCGAATTGCTGGCCGCGCTCGGTGATACGGCGGTCGGCGCCATTGCGGACTCGATGCCCGATGCGTTGATGGCCGTCGACAGCGCGGGCATCATCGTGCTTGCCAACCGTGCCGCCGAGAGCATTCACGGTCTAAAGCGCGCCGACCTGATGGGCAGCAGCCTGGTCGACATGGCCGAGACCAGCACACTTGACTGCACGGAACTGGTCGACACCTATCACAACAACACGCGCGCCGACCTCTATGCGACGACGGCGGATGGCCGCGCCATGCTGATTTCGGTCAGGCCCGTGCGTGATCGCCGGCGCGACACGGTCTTTACCCTCTTCGTGATGCGCGATCTCGACGTTATCGATCACCAGCGCAACGCGGGCGCACCGCGGCCTGGGCAGGAGCGCTTCCGTTTCCGCAGCACCAAACTGACGGACGCGACGCCGGTCGATCACATGGTGACGAACCCGGCGTTGGAATCCGTCATCGCCTATGGCGAGCGGGCGATGGCCCGGCGCGCGCGCGTGCTGCTGACGGGCGAGTCCGGGACCGGCAAGACCGAGATTGCCAAACATCTGCACAACCTTGTCTGCGGTGATGCCCGACCCTTCGTGCACGTGAACTGCGGCAGCATTCCCGAGAGCTTATTTGAGTCGGAGATGTTCGGTTACGAGCGTGGCTCGTTCACCGGTGCGCTGCAGGGCGGTAAGAAGGGGCTGATCGAAAACGCCGGCGGCGGTACGCTGTTCCTCGATGAGGTCGGCGAAATTCCGCTCATCAGTCAGGCAAAGCTGCTGAAGTTTCTCGAGGACGGAACGGTTCAACGCATCGGTGCGGCGACCGCCAAGCGTGTCGATGTGCGCGTCATCGCGGCGACCAACCGGGACCTCGACTTGATGGTCGATGAGGGCCGCTTCCGCCGCGACCTTTACTTCCGACTCAGCGTGATAGCGCTTGACGTGCCACCGCTTCGGGAATCGCGTGATTTGATCGGCGACTTGCTCGATCTGTTCGTCTCGCGCGTCAACAAACAGCGGGTGCCGCCCTTGCATCTGGGCGACGATTGTCGCGCCGCGCTGCTTGCACACGACTATCCGGGCAACATTCGCGAACTCGCCAACATCGTCGAACACCTCTCCGTGGTGGCCGAGGGCGACGCAGGTCCCCACGACTTGCCGGCGTCTGTCACGGACAAGGACGTGGCCGATTTTATTGATCCGACTCGCGCTGGACCGCCGCGCGGCTTCCCGAACATTTCGCTGAAAGAGGAAGTCCGGGCATACGAAACGCAACTTATCGGCGAAGCGATCAGGGTTCTCGGCAGTAAACGCAAGGCCGCGCGTGCATTGGGTGTCGATATTGGTACCGTGGTGCGCAAGACGCGGCGGGAGTCCGGGCGGTGAGTCGCCCCAGGAATGTGATGACAGGCGGCCGAATGTGGTCGCCTTCCCGGGTCTGTGACGCCCCGGTTGCTTCGGTGGAGCGTACAACGCGTCATTTCAACGCCGCCCGTTCGGCGCTACAAGTAACCACTCCGGTGCAAAGCGGGGAAAGCACCGGCCTTGACGGTCAACGCCGTTGGGCAACGACCAACATCCGCTAAGGAGGCTTTTCATGAGGAACTTGTTATCTACCGTCGGCACCGCCATCGCGGCGGCCTCGATCGCGATGACCGGCCTGGTGGCCGGAAGCGCCTGGGCCGAAGGCGAACTGAACGTCCTGACGTGGGAAGGCTACACCGATCCCAGCTTCGTCGAGGTGTTCGAACAGCAGACCGGCTGCAAGGTCACGCCGACCTATGTCGGGTCGAACGACGAGTACCCGGCGAAGCTTGCTGGCGGTGGCGGTGTCTATGACCTCGTTTCGCCGTCGGTCGATACCACGTCGATTCTGAGAAAGATGGGTGTGGTCGAAGAAATCGACATGTCGCGCATCGAAGGTTTCGAAGCTGTTTATCCCAGCTTCCGTGCCCATCCCGGCGTTACGTACGAAGATGCCGTTTATGGCATCCCGTTCACCTGGGGTTCGATCCCCTTCATGTATCGGGTCGACAGCTTCGATGCGCCGCCGACGGCGTTCGCCGATCTGTTCGATCCGTCGCTTCAGGGCAAGGTCAGCCTGTGGGACGACAAGACCAACATCTACATCGTCGCACGCATGATGTTCGGGCCGGATACGGACGTCTTCAATCTCTCCGGTGACCAGCTTGACCAGGTCCGCGACAAGCTGATCGAGATGAAGCCGCAGATCCGCAAGTACTGGTCGACGGCCGGCGAACTGGTCAATCTCTATGCCAATGGCGAGGTCACCGTGTCCAACACCTGGGGCGGTTACCAGTCGGCATTGTTGGCCGAGCAGGACATCGAGATGGTCGAGTTCATCCCGACCGAGAACGCCGACGGCTGGGCCGACGCCTGGCAGATCGTCAAGGGCACGCCGAACGAGGATTGCGCCTATCAGTGGCTCAACTTCGCACTCAGCGCTGACGGCCAGTGCGGCGTGGTCGGGATCACCGGGTACTCAGGTTCCAATCCGGAGGTTCTGAAGACCTGTCTGTCGGACGAGATGTTCAACGCGTTGCACCAGGACGATTTCGATTACATCAACTCGCTGGCCCTGTGGCAGGAGCCAGGTGATGTCGGCGCCTATATCGCGACGTGGAACGCGGTCAAGGCGGCTCAGTAACCGTTTGAGTTAAGTCGGCGGGGTCCGGTGATCGGCCGGACCCCGTCCCAACCAAGATCAATTTGGATTCGCTGCGCCGGGCATTCTTGGGAGAGCGCACCGAACATGCGGAAGCGATGGCGAATATTCTTGAACTGATCAACGTGACCAAGACCTTTCGTGGCGGCGTGGTCGCGGTCGACGACATCTCGCTGGACATCCCGGAAGGCGAGTTTCTAACCATGCTTGGCCCATCGGGCTGCGGCAAGACCACGACCCTGCGCATGATTGGCGGCTTCGACTATCCCGATGCCGGATCGATCCTGCTCGACGGCCAGGACGTCACGGACGATCCGCCGTTCCGCAGACCGGTCAACATGATGTTCCAGGACTTCGCGCTTTTCCCGCACATGTCCGTCGCCGACAATATCGGTTACGGGCTGAAGATCGCTGGCGCGCCCAGAAACGAGATTCGAGAAAAGGTTGCGCGCATGCTCGACCTGATCGAGCTGCCGCAGATGGCCGGCCGTCTGCCTTCCCAGCTGTCGATCGGCCAGCGCCAACGCGTCGCCATGGCGCGCGCGCTGATCCGCGAGCCTCGTATCCTGCTGCTCGACGAACCAATGTCGGCGTTGGACGCAAAGTTGAAAGAAGCGATGCAGATCGAGCTGCGGCACATCCACGATCGCATCGGCATCACCTTCATCATGGTGACCCACGACCAGAACGAGGCGATGATTATGTCCGACCGCATCATGGTGATGCATGCGGGCAGGATCGAGCAGGTCGGTTCGCCGACCGAACTCTACGATCACCCCGCGAGCGCCTATGTGGCGGAGTTCCTGGGCACGTCGAACATGCTGAAGGCGGCCGTCACCCGCGATGGTGACGGCGTGGTCGCGCGCGCCGGCGCGATTACGGTGACGGTGCCGGGTGCTTCGCCCGGTATCGGCGACGACGTGACGAAGACACTGTTCCTGCGTCCCGAGAAGATCCGATTGGTCACCGGCTCTGCACCTGAAGGGATGGTCTCCTTCCAAGGCGTCGTGCGCGAGATGTTCTTCAGCGGCAGCGCAGTGCGCATCGATCTGGACATCGGCGCCGACCGCTTGTTGATGGTGCATCATCAACTCGATACCGGCCTGTCGCAGGCCGGTCTGCCGGCGGCGGGAGACACGGTGACCTGCGCCATCAGGCCGGACGTCGTCGGCCTGTTCGA
This window harbors:
- a CDS encoding ABC transporter ATP-binding protein: MANILELINVTKTFRGGVVAVDDISLDIPEGEFLTMLGPSGCGKTTTLRMIGGFDYPDAGSILLDGQDVTDDPPFRRPVNMMFQDFALFPHMSVADNIGYGLKIAGAPRNEIREKVARMLDLIELPQMAGRLPSQLSIGQRQRVAMARALIREPRILLLDEPMSALDAKLKEAMQIELRHIHDRIGITFIMVTHDQNEAMIMSDRIMVMHAGRIEQVGSPTELYDHPASAYVAEFLGTSNMLKAAVTRDGDGVVARAGAITVTVPGASPGIGDDVTKTLFLRPEKIRLVTGSAPEGMVSFQGVVREMFFSGSAVRIDLDIGADRLLMVHHQLDTGLSQAGLPAAGDTVTCAIRPDVVGLFDSAEVAAVEAEEAAA
- a CDS encoding PAS domain-containing protein, producing MTQRTDHDTRRALFDSVPMMCDVIGADGRLVAANRYQTDALGYAPGTLDGMPLANVYAASATDLLARQLEDAAAGDLGTDEGVALQLRCRNRSLIDVMANIARDRNAAGAPLLRLAKSRPSETTLRADSMARENTVLRGIVGTASDACWCIEYAEPLDLSAPESEVLRQFFENVSYWRLCNEAMAKLYKLPADLDFNEQSVRFYFPHSPANEEFVKNLIGADFNLDNALSVDQRHDGTAMYVENDVRAHIRDSKLYRLWGTARDISGYKRMEHELTRRVDDMVDVLSAVPDPILVLDADGRLEAANPALEAALGWSIDAALGMGVDGIVTFDGGFAAIASRLNTGTDSVRLQVTVADAAGATRACDVNLTRIDEGGTAPRYVATLRGLEVDLAAAGGS
- a CDS encoding phytanoyl-CoA dioxygenase family protein; the encoded protein is MIELSQDQIERFNEDGFLFVDKLLDEETVEDIKRHFELMFRGEFETGIRPDEVNWQESTGDPSLTRQICNGWKGDRAVARVVLREDIGRACATLGGWPGARIKVDNVLWKPPGTRPLGMHQDSAYLAWINPSDMISCWIALDDTSAESGTMELVRGSHKWRHSEPEGEFHGPEDYQKFMRQAAAAEGIDEPEVVPVVAKKGGGSFHHGWTWHGSGFNQATVPRRSLVSHCISSEAEYVPENIATGTGPMYGRYMRHGDRVMEEDYFPILWTRDGHRSAWIDGWLGTA
- a CDS encoding sigma 54-interacting transcriptional regulator; translation: MRFRAFDIGHTPDGTPPAELLAALGDTAVGAIADSMPDALMAVDSAGIIVLANRAAESIHGLKRADLMGSSLVDMAETSTLDCTELVDTYHNNTRADLYATTADGRAMLISVRPVRDRRRDTVFTLFVMRDLDVIDHQRNAGAPRPGQERFRFRSTKLTDATPVDHMVTNPALESVIAYGERAMARRARVLLTGESGTGKTEIAKHLHNLVCGDARPFVHVNCGSIPESLFESEMFGYERGSFTGALQGGKKGLIENAGGGTLFLDEVGEIPLISQAKLLKFLEDGTVQRIGAATAKRVDVRVIAATNRDLDLMVDEGRFRRDLYFRLSVIALDVPPLRESRDLIGDLLDLFVSRVNKQRVPPLHLGDDCRAALLAHDYPGNIRELANIVEHLSVVAEGDAGPHDLPASVTDKDVADFIDPTRAGPPRGFPNISLKEEVRAYETQLIGEAIRVLGSKRKAARALGVDIGTVVRKTRRESGR
- a CDS encoding extracellular solute-binding protein: MRNLLSTVGTAIAAASIAMTGLVAGSAWAEGELNVLTWEGYTDPSFVEVFEQQTGCKVTPTYVGSNDEYPAKLAGGGGVYDLVSPSVDTTSILRKMGVVEEIDMSRIEGFEAVYPSFRAHPGVTYEDAVYGIPFTWGSIPFMYRVDSFDAPPTAFADLFDPSLQGKVSLWDDKTNIYIVARMMFGPDTDVFNLSGDQLDQVRDKLIEMKPQIRKYWSTAGELVNLYANGEVTVSNTWGGYQSALLAEQDIEMVEFIPTENADGWADAWQIVKGTPNEDCAYQWLNFALSADGQCGVVGITGYSGSNPEVLKTCLSDEMFNALHQDDFDYINSLALWQEPGDVGAYIATWNAVKAAQ